A genomic segment from Aspergillus puulaauensis MK2 DNA, chromosome 1, nearly complete sequence encodes:
- the SMC2 gene encoding condensin subunit SMC2 (COG:D;~EggNog:ENOG410PH55;~InterPro:IPR010935,IPR003395,IPR027417,IPR036277, IPR027120,IPR024704;~PFAM:PF13476,PF06470,PF02463;~go_component: GO:0005694 - chromosome [Evidence IEA];~go_function: GO:0005515 - protein binding [Evidence IEA];~go_function: GO:0005524 - ATP binding [Evidence IEA];~go_process: GO:0051276 - chromosome organization [Evidence IEA]), translating into MRITEIIIDGFKSYAVRTVISGWDESFNSITGLNGSGKSNILDAICFVLGITNMSTVRAQNLQDLIYKRGQAGVTKASVTIVFDNRDTSKSPIGFEEYATISVTRQIVLGGTSKYLINGHRAQQQTVQNLFQSVQLNINNPNFLIMQGRITKVLNMKAVEILSMIEEAAGTRMFEDRREKAGKTMAKKDLKLREIEGLLREEIEPKLEKLRAEKRAFLDFQQTQNDLERLTRLVVAHDYLRSGDRLRASGEECENKKRKVQALEDSATKLKSEIAHMEEDVKRVKAARDKELRKGGKFQALEDEVKTHSHEVVRLTTVFDLKNASIAEEKEKGKEVEKSVKDLEMALKDKKKVYDKLQAQYDAAKAELDAQTAEFEQKEELLQTLQTGVASKEGQESGYQGQLQDARNRASNAATEQEQAKLKIAHLEKRIKEEEPRAKKAKEQNSGLLKDLEVLKSKAKKLEAELSKLGYEPGREEQLYQEQNGLHKEIRELRQRADALQRKVANIELNYSDPYPNFDRSKVKGLVAQLFTVDKEKLQAATALEICAGGRLYNVVVDSSDTGTQLLQKGKLRKRVTIIPLNKISSFRASVEKIGAAQNIAPGKVDLALSLIGYDEEVTAAMNYVFGNTLISNDAETAKKVTFDPSVRIKSVTLDGDVYDPSGTLSGGSAPNSSGMLVTLQKLNEITREIRSKERVLATLEETMKKEKKKLDAVRSTKQELDLKNHEIKLTEEQIGGNSSSSIIQAVEEMKANIGQLKENITDAKSRQSEASKDIKRIEKDMNEFNDNKDSKLAELQTSLDTLKKNLAKNSNSVKDLHKELQNSRLESEQVGSDLSAAEEQLAESENTLKAQKEEIDSLKREQDRIKDAHDVAQAQLEDERAKLTGFDDELRDLDQTMQSKNSQITEEGLEMQKLGHQLEKLQKEQNVAEQAVAHLEGEHEWIADEKDNFGRPNTVYDFKNQNIAECKATLRNVTERFQGMKKKINPKVMNMIDSVEKKEAALKNMMRTVIRDKSKIEETIINLNEYKKEALHKTWIKVNADFGQIFSELLPGSFAKLDPPEGKDITDGLEVKVSLGKVWKQSLTELSGGQRSLIALSLIMALLQFKPAPMYILDEVDAALDLSHTQNIGRLIKTRFKGSQFIVVSLKDGMFQNANRIFRTRFSEGTSVVQALTPADMK; encoded by the exons ATGAGGATCACCGAAATTATTATTGAC GGCTTCAAATCGTACGCTGTGCGTACGGTGATCTCAGGATG GGATGAGtccttcaactccatcaCTGGTCTTAACGGCAGTGGTAAATCCAATATTCTCGACGCTATTTGTTTTGTTCTGGGTATTACGAATATGAGTACAGTTCGCGCGCAAAACCTCCAAGATCTCATTTACAAGCGTGGTCAAGCCGGCGTGACCAAAGCCAGCGTGACAATTGTTTTCGATAATAGGGATACCTCCAAATCGCCGATCGGCTTCGAGGAATATGCGACCATCTCAGTTACCCGACAGATTGTTCTCGGCGGTACCAGCAAATATCTCATCAACGGCCATCGCGCGCAACAACAGACCGTGCAGAACTTGTTCCAAAGCGTACAATTaaatatcaacaaccccaacttTTTGATTATGCAGGGAAGGATTACAAAGGTTCTGAACATGAAGGCGGTTGAGATTCTGTCGATGATCGAGGAGGCGGCCGGAACGCGGATGTTTGAAGATAGACGCGAGAAGGCAGGCAAGACGATGGCTAAGAAGGATTTGAAATTGCGCGAGATTGAGGGACTGCTGAGGGAAGAGATTGAGCCCAAACTCGAAAAGCTCAGGGCCGAAAAGCGAGCATTCCTTGATTTCCAACAGACTCAGAACGACTTGGAGCGCCTGACTCGTCTTGTTGTCGCACATGATTATCTAAGAAGCGGTGACCGACTCCGTGCTTCTGGTGAAGAGTGCGagaacaagaagcgcaaggtcCAGGCGCTTGAGGACAGCGCGACCAAACTAAAGAGTGAGATAGCGCACATGGAAGAGGATGTGAAGCGGGTCAAGGCTGCTCGGGATAAGGAGTTGCGCAAAGGAGGCAAATTCCAAGCgctcgaggacgaggtgaaGACTCATTCCCATGAAGTTGTCCGTTTGACGACGGTGTTCGATCTAAAGAACGCGAGCATTgccgaagaaaaggagaagggcAAAGAGGTCGAGAAGTCTGTCAAGGACCTCGAAATGGCTCTcaaggataagaagaaggtctACGACAAATTGCAAGCACAATATGATGCAGCCAAGGCTGAGCTAGATGCTCAGACAGCAGAATTCGAACAGAAAGAAGAACTGCTTCAGACATTGCAGACCGGTGTCGCCTCAAAAGAAGGCCAGGAGAGCGGTTATCAGGGCCAGTTACAAGACGCCCGAAATCGTGCAAGCAATGCGGCTACCGAGCAGGAACAGGCCAAGCTCAAGATCGCGCacttggagaagaggataaaggaggaagagccgagagcgaagaaggcaaaggagCAAAATTCTGGGCTCCTGAAGGACTTGGAGGTCCTCAAATCTAAAGCTAAGAAGCTAGAAGCCGAACTCTCAAAGCTTGGATACGAGCCTGGGCGTGAGGAGCAACTTTACCAAGAGCAGAACGGGCTTCACAAGGAGATTCGCGAATTACGCCAAAGGGCTGATGCCCTCCAGAGGAAAGTCGCCAACATTGAGCTCAACTACTCTGATCCCTACCCGAACTTCGACCGATCTAAAGTCAAGGGTCTGGTTGCTCAGCTTTTTACTGTTGATAAAGAAAAGCTACAGGCTGCCACCGCTTTAGAAATTTGTGCTGGTGGGCGCTTGTATAATGTTGTTGTCGACTCATCTGATACCGGTACCCAACTTCTTCAGAAAGGAAAACTCCGGAAGCGTGTAACCATCATTCCTTTGAACAAAATTTCCTCCTTCCGTGCCTCTGTCGAGAAAATCGGAGCTGCTCAAAATATCGCCCCAGGGAAGGTTGACTTGGCTCTGTCGCTCATTGGATATGATGAGGAAGTTACTGCAGCCATGAACTATGTCTTTGGTAACACTTTGATTTCCAACGATGCAGAGACAGCAAAGAAGGTGACCTTTGACCCCTCTGTTCGTATCAAGAGTGTGACCCTGGACGGTGATGTCTACGATCCGTCCGGTACACTCTCTGGTGGTAGCGCACCCAACTCCAGCGGCATGCTTGTGACCCTGCAAAAGCTCAACGAGATCACAAGGGAGATAAGGAGCAAGGAGCGGGTATTGGCAACACTGGAAGAAACaatgaagaaagagaagaagaagctcgatGCTGTCCGCTCTACTAAGCAGGAGTTGGATCTGAAGAACCATGAGATCAAGCTTACAGAAGAGCAAATTGGTGGcaactcatcttcatcg ATCATTCAAGCTGTCGAAGAAATGAAAGCGAACATTGGACAGCTGAAGGAAAACATCACTGACGCGAAGTCGCGCCAGAGCGAAGCATCCAAGGATATCAAACGGATCGAGAAGGATATGAATGAGTTCAATGACAACAAGGACAGCAAGCTCGCGGAGCTGCAGACTTCCCTTGATACGCTCAAGAAGAACCTAGCTAAGAACTCTAACTCCGTCAAGGACTTGCACAAGGAGCTCCAGAATTCAAGGCTCGAGTCAGAACAGGTCGGAAGCGATTTGTCTGCAGCAGAGGAGCAGCTTGCTGAAAGCGAAAACACACTGAAGgcccagaaggaggagatcgaTTCACTAAAGAGAGAACAGGATCGTATCAAG GATGCACATGACGTCGCGCAAGCACAACTCGAGGACGAGAGGGCGAAGCTGACAGGTTTCGATGACGAACTCCGCGATCTGGACCAAACCATGCAGTCCAAGAATTCCCAAATCACTGAGGAAGGCTTGGAAATGCAGAAGCTTGGACACCAGTTGGAGAAACTGCAGAAAGAGCAAAACGTCGCGGAGCAGGCAGTGGCCCACTTGGAAGGAGAGCACGAGTGGATTGCGGACGAGAAGGACAACTTTGGACGTCCGAACACGGTATATGActtcaagaaccagaacaTCGCCGAGTGCAAAGCCACGCTGCGCAACGTCACGGAGCGGTTCCAAggtatgaagaagaagatcaacccTAAGGTCATGAACATGATCGACAGtgtggagaagaaagaagcgGCTCTGAAGAACATGATGAGAACTGTCATCCGCGATAAGAGCAAGATCGAGGAGACCATCATCAACCTTAACGAGTACAAGAAGGAGGCTCTCCACAAGACATGGATCAAAGTCAATGCTGATTTCGGGCAAATATTCTCGGAGCTTCTGCCTGGCAGTTTCGCGAAGCTGGATCCCCCCGAAGGCAAGGATATCACCGACGGACTCGAGGTTAAGGTATCTTTGGGCAAGGTCTGGAAACAGAGTTTGACGGAACTGAGTGGTGGTCAACGGTCTCTTATTGCTCTGTCTTTGATCATGGCGCTTCTGCAATTCAAACCCGCCCCAATGTACATTCTTGACGAGGTTGACGCTGCTCTGGACTTGTCTCACACCCAGAACATCGGCCGCCTGATCAAGACGCGATTCAAGGGATCGCAATTCATCGTTGTATCGCTGAAGGATGGCATGTTCCAGAACGCAAACCGGATTTTCAGGACGAGATTCAGCGAGGGTACCAGTGTTGTACAGGCCCTTACCCCAGCTGACATGAAGTAA
- a CDS encoding CUE domain-containing protein (COG:O;~EggNog:ENOG410PRQ0;~InterPro:IPR003892;~PFAM:PF02845;~TransMembrane:1 (o6-28i);~go_function: GO:0043130 - ubiquitin binding [Evidence IEA]): MPEEEPSLNIPSLLTLAVVSFFVFRWFFKRDDDSSPPSARGRARGNVVDPAQVEQISQMFPQLSTREIMWDLQRNGGSVAATTERVLSGRGLDAPPPSFQPLVAIPPTGVPPAQPAPPPPTKSDGQDLISRYNLSAKVVEASGSESTAKPSSGGWSQNKEERQRILQKRRDDMILAARRKMEQKQRAGAQ; encoded by the exons ATGCCCGAAGAGGAGCCATCCCTCAACATCCCCTCactcctcaccctcgccgtcgtcTCCTTCTTCGTGTTCCGATGGTTCTTTAAGCGTGATGATGACAGCAGCCCACCTAGCGCTCGAGGCCGCGCCCGAGGGAATGTCGTCGATCCCGCCCAAGTCGAACAAATATCCCAGATGTTCCCGCAATTGAGCACGCGCGAGATCATGTGGGATCTGCAACGGAATGGGGGCAGTGTAGCAGCGACAACCGAGAGAGTCCTTTCAGGTCGCGGCTTGGATGCG cctcctccctctttCCAGCCCCTGGTTGCGATTCCCCCGACCGGCGTACCTCCTGCGCAGCCTGCGCCTCCACCACCGACCAAATCCGACGGGCAAGACTTAATCTCGAGATATAACCTCTCTGCGAAGGTTGTCGAGGCCAGTGGGAGCGAATCCACTGCTAAGCCCTCATCAGGTGGCTGGTCGCAGAACAAGGAAGAGCGGCAGCGCATTCTACAGAAACGGAGGGATGATATGATCCTggcggcgagaaggaagatggagcaGAAACAGCGAGCGGGTGCTCAATAA
- the psf2 gene encoding DNA replication protein PSF2 (BUSCO:EOG09264QRY;~COG:L;~EggNog:ENOG410PNE1;~InterPro:IPR036224,IPR021151,IPR007257;~PFAM:PF05916;~go_component: GO:0005634 - nucleus [Evidence IEA];~go_process: GO:0006260 - DNA replication [Evidence IEA]), with product MAFPLPRGITPPEISFLAEMEMVTIVPRQRLEGLELLGGPVEPLIPPRRTTVPLWLALLLKRQRRANILPPPWLHPESLSLILDIETRDREHQYTFSPPPPLPGQPSLQDRRQKPNPRPRYTPEGQRYYPTPPFLPQNVAQDQAFDEGEPPTLPFHWLEVGTMLLDTASDDVIDPDQTRRLLKEMREVRSAKIRSGIDALDLAAGPGGGIALTGIGAMEIGEGRGFIGGVVDGLRRIGASKEQARREQMAEAAANGGYDATQDYDDDMEF from the exons ATGGCCTTCCCCCTCCCGCGGGGCATTACGCCCCCGGAGATCTCGTTCctggcggagatggagatggtcaCAATAGTCCCTCGCCAGCGATTAGAGGGCCTCGAGCTCTTAGGT GGCCCCGTTGAACCACTCATTCCCCCCCGCCGAACAACTGTCCCCCTCTGGCTCGCGCTCCTCCTTAAACGCCAACGCCGCGCGAacatcctcccaccaccTTGGCTACATCCAGAATCACTATCCCTAATCCTCGACATTGAAACCCGCGATCGCGAACACCAATACACATTCtcccctccgccaccactcCCGGGCCAACCAAGTCTCCAAGACCGCCGCCAAAAGCCGAATCCTCGCCCGCGCTACACCCCCGAAGGGCAGCGCTATTACCCGACCCCGCCATTCCTGCCGCAGAATGTGGCGCAGGATCAAGCATTTGATGAGGGGGAACCGCCGACACTACCGTTCCACTGGCTCGAAGTAGGCACAATGTTGCTGGATACTGCGAGCGACGATGTGATAGATCCGGACCAGACGAGAAGGCTGTTAAAGGAAATGAGAGAAGTGCGGTCCGCAAAGATTCGGTCTGGTATAGATGCTCTAGATCTTGCGGCTGGGCCGGGCGGTGGTATAGCGCTGACTGGAATTGGAGCTATGGAGATTGGTGAAGGGAGAGGGTTTATTGGCGGGGTAGTTGATGGGCTTAG ACGGATTGGTGCTTCAAAAGAACAAGCTCGTCGGGAGCAGATGGCAGAAGCTGCTGCGAATGGTGGATATGACGCCACGCAGGACTATGACGATGATATGGAGTTCTAA